TGCCGTTTTCCGACCCGATGGCCGAAGGACCCGTCATCCAGCGCGCATGTGAGCGCGCACTGGCGCAGGGCGTCGGCATCCGCCACGTTTTCGAGCATGTGCGCGAATTCCGCCAGACCAACCAGACGACGCCTGTCGTGCTGATGGGCTACGCCAACCCGATCGAGCGGATCGGCGTCGACGCCTTTATCGGCGCCTCGAAGGAGGTAGGGGCGGATGGCGCGATCGTTGTCGACTACCCGCCGGAGGAGTGCGAGGAATTTGCCGGCAAGATGCGCGCGGCCGGCCTGGACGTCATCTTCCTGCTGGCGCCGACCTCCACCGACGCCCGCATCGCCCAGGTCGCCAAAGTCGGCAGCGGCTTTTCCTATTACGTGTCGCTGAAGGGCGTGACAGGTGCCGGCAATATCGACACGGCCCAGGTGGCCGAGCGCATCGCTGCCATCCGCCAGCACGTCAGCCTGCCGATCGGCGTCGGCTTCGGCATCCGCGATGCTGCCACGGCAAAGGCGGTGGCGAAGGTGGCGGACGCGGTCGTCATCGGCAGCCGCGTCATCCAGGAAATCGAAGCCAGCACGCCCGAAAATGCCCCCGCCGCCGTCCAGGCCTTCGTGGCCGGCATCCGCCGCGCGCTGGACGAATAAGCGCCACGACAGCCCAGCCCGTGTCCCACGTCGGTGCCTGACCCCGAGGTGGGACACGGGCTCGGCTGTCTCGGCCGTCTCGGTCGCGGCAGGGCCCGCC
This is a stretch of genomic DNA from Pseudoduganella chitinolytica. It encodes these proteins:
- the trpA gene encoding tryptophan synthase subunit alpha, producing MSRIAQTFAALKEQNKTGLVTFITAGDPSPALTVPLLHALVAGGADVLELGVPFSDPMAEGPVIQRACERALAQGVGIRHVFEHVREFRQTNQTTPVVLMGYANPIERIGVDAFIGASKEVGADGAIVVDYPPEECEEFAGKMRAAGLDVIFLLAPTSTDARIAQVAKVGSGFSYYVSLKGVTGAGNIDTAQVAERIAAIRQHVSLPIGVGFGIRDAATAKAVAKVADAVVIGSRVIQEIEASTPENAPAAVQAFVAGIRRALDE